Proteins encoded within one genomic window of Pristiophorus japonicus isolate sPriJap1 chromosome 11, sPriJap1.hap1, whole genome shotgun sequence:
- the LOC139275704 gene encoding galactosylgalactosylxylosylprotein 3-beta-glucuronosyltransferase 1-like, producing MPRRRNLLTAILIVLPWTILLTIWHQNSGVFYLAIQRKDPDNGTKRALVNSSHSKEEQGVCVHQEAILTQQFIKLEYVYTRPPQWSQSLPTIYVITPTYTRPVQKAELTRLANTFLHIQNLHWIVVEDSPRRTSLVALLLEKSGLNFTHLNVQSPKSVKLGITKSSSRTPRGTLQRNLGLHWLRDKLSPNDSSEGVVYFADDDNTYSLELFEEMRFTKKVSVWPVAFVGGLLYESPKVNTAGKVVGWKTVFDPNRPFAIDMAGFAINVKLILQKSSANFQLYGVKGGYQETSLLRELVTLTELEPKASNCTKILVWHTRTEKPILINEGRNGFTDPRVEV from the exons ATGCCAAGACGAAGAAACCTTCTCACTGCAATCCTCATTGTTTTACCCTGGACCATACTCTTAACCATCTGGCATCAGAACTCCGGTGTTTTCTACCTTGCCATTCAGAGAA AGGATCCTGACAATGGAACTAAAAGAGCACTTGTCAACAGCTCGCATAGCAAAGAGGAACAAGGTGTCTGTGTTCACCAGGAGGCAATACTTACTCAGCAGTTCATCAAACTGGAATACGTATACACTAGACCACCCCAGTGGTCCCAGTCTTTACCAACCATCTACGTCATAACACCAACCTACACCAGACCAGTTCAGAAAGCAGAGCTGACCAGACTGGCAAATACTTTCCTCCACATACAGAACCTACATTGGATTGTGGTTGAAGACTCTCCTCGGAGGACCAGTTTAGTAGCGCTGTTGCTGGAGAAGAGTGGACTGAACTTCACCCACTTGAACGTGCAAAGCCCGAAGAGCGTGAAGCTGGGCATCACTAAATCATCATCCCGCACTCCAAGGGGAACCTTGCAAAGAAACTTGGGCCTGCACTGGTTGAGAGACAAATTGAGCCCGAATGACTCGTCAGAGGGTGTAGTTTATTTTGCCGATGATGACAACACTTACAGTTTGGAACTCTTTGAGGAA ATGCGATTCACAAAAAAGGTTTCCGTATGGCCCGTAGCTTTTGTTGGTGGACTGCTATATGAGTCTCCCAAAGTGAACACTGCAGGAAAAGTCGTTGGTTGGAAAACTGTCTTTGACCCAAATAGACCTTTTGCTATAGATATGGCTGGGTTTGCAATCAACGTAAAGTTGATACTCCAGAAATCTTCGGCCAACTTCCAGCTGTATGGAGTCAAGGGAGGATACCAAGAGACCAGCTTGCTGCGGGAACTTGTAACTTTAACAGAGCTGGAACCTAAAGCTTCAAATTGCACTAAA